In a single window of the Rhodamnia argentea isolate NSW1041297 chromosome 2, ASM2092103v1, whole genome shotgun sequence genome:
- the LOC115756463 gene encoding cytochrome P450 72A397-like, with product MEVSIQSIAVATVLVVLTTLVWRAVNWVWLRPKRLERLLRQQGLSGEPYTFLLGDLKENSRLLKEAMSKPIAVSDDIKPRLLPYLHQSYQTHGKDSFMWLGPTPRVNITNLEQIKEIFSKIDDYQRLDFNPLVKLLADGLANHEGEKWARHRRIINPAFHIEKLKLMLPAFYSSCTEIVGRWEKLVSAERSCEVDAWVDLQHLTREVISRTAFGSSFEEGKRIFELQEEQTLLVLKVMRSVNIPGWRFVPTKMNRRMKKIDKEVNALLTDIIRKKEKAMRAGEASGDDMLGLLLESNAKENVKMSLHDVIGECKLFYFAGQETTSVLLVWTMVLLSVHSDWQARAREEVLQIFGSRKPDHDGLSHLKIVTMILNEVMRLYPPFMILPRKVHRETKLGKLTIPSGVQLAIPTLLIHHDKELWGEDAEEFKPERFAEGVSKATKNQLSFFPFGWGSRICIGQNFAMIEAKMALAMILQQFKFELSPSYVHAPSDVITLQPQHGVRVILHKAN from the exons GGTGAACTGGGTGTGGCTGAGGCCGAAGAGGCTCGAGAGGCTCTTGAGACAGCAAGGCTTGTCCGGTGAACCCTACACCTTCCTGCTTGGAGACCTCAAGGAGAACTCGCGGTTGCTCAAGGAAGCCATGTCCAAGCCCATCGCCGTCTCCGACGACATCAAGCCTCGCCTCTTGCCTTACTTGCATCAATCCTACCAAACCCATG GCAAAGACTCGTTCATGTGGCTAGGCCCAACACCGAGAGTGAACATAACGAACCTGGAACAAATAAAGGAGATCTTCTCCAAGATAGATGACTATCAAAGGCTAGACTTCAATCCGCTGGTGAAGTTGCTCGCCGATGGACTTGCGAACCACGAGGGCGAGAAATGGGCACGGCACCGGAGGATCATCAATCCAGCATTCCACATAGAGAAGTTGAAG CTTATGTTGCCCGCTTTTTATTCAAGTTGCACTGAAATAGTTGGTAGATGGGAAAAATTGGTATCAGCAGAGAGGTCGTGTGAGGTCGACGCATGGGTCGACCTTCAACATTTGACTCGAGAGGTGATCTCTCGAACAGCATTTGGCAGTAGCTTTGAAGAAGGCAAAAGGATCTTCGAACTTCAGGAGGAACAAACCCTGCTTGTGCTCAAAGTCATGCGATCGGTCAACATCCCCGGCTGGAG GTTTGTGCCAACTAAGATGAAtagaaggatgaagaagataGATAAGGAAGTGAATGCTCTGCTCACGGACATCATCcgcaaaaaagagaaagcaatgaGGGCAGGGGAAGCTTCCGGCGATGATATGCTGGGGTTGTTACTGGAGTCAAACGCGAAAGAGAATGTCAAGATGAGCCTTCACGACGTGATCGGGGAGTGCAAGCTTTTCTACTTCGCCGGACAAGAGACGACTTCGGTCTTGCTGGTTTGGACCATGGTCCTGTTGAGCGTGCACTCGGATTGGCAAGCGCGAGCTAGGGAGGAGGTCCTCCAAATCTTTGGAAGTAGAAAACCTGACCATGACGGGTTAAGCCATCTCAAGATT GTCACAATGATCTTGAATGAGGTTATGAGGTTATATCCTCCGTTTATGATTCTCCCACGCAAGGTTCACAGGGAAACAAAACTCGGGAAGCTGACCATACCCTCTGGAGTCCAGCTCGCAATTCCGACTCTCCTCATCCACCATGATAAAGAACTGTGGGGCGAGGATGCTGAGGAGTTTAAGCCGGAGAGGTTTGCTGAGGGAGTGTCCAAGGCCACCAAGAACCAACTCTCCTTTTTCCCATTCGGATGGGGCTCCCGTATATGCATCGGCCAGAACTTCGCAATGATAGAGGCGAAGATGGCGCTTGCTATGATACTCCAGCAATTCAAATTCGAGCTCTCTCCATCTTATGTGCATGCTCCTTCCGATGTCATCACCCTCCAGCCACAGCACGGTGTTCGGGTCATCTTGCACAAGGcaaactaa
- the LOC115756465 gene encoding cytochrome P450 72A397-like: MEFSIQSIAVATVLVVLTAWAWRAVNWVWLRPKRLERLLRQQGLSGKPYTFLHGDLKERSRLLKEAMSKPIAVSDDIKPRLLPFLHQSFQTYGKDSFMWIGPTPKVCITNPEQLKNIFSKINDYPKQTSNNLVKLLADGLVTHEGEKWAQHRKIINPAFRMEKLKLMLPAFHSSCAEMVTRWENLVSVERSCEVDVWVDLQNLTRDVISRTAFGSNFVEGKRIFELQEEQALLGLKVVRSVYIPGWRFVPTKMNRRMKNIDKEVEALLMDLIRRREKEMRAGEAAGHDLLGLLLESNMKENVGMSLHDVVEECKIFYIAGQETTSVLLVWTMVLLSLHSDWQAQAREEVLQIFGNREPELDGLSHLKIVTMILNEVLRLVPPVIELSRIVHKETKLGKLTIPPGVQLSLPILLIHHDKELWGEDAEEFKPERFAEGVSKATNNRLSFFPFGGGPRICIGQNFAMIEAKMALAMILQQFTFELSPSYKHAPFGVITQQPQYGVHVILHKAN, encoded by the exons atggagttTTCAATCCAGTCAATTGCAGTAGCGACGGTTCTGGTCGTCCTGACGGCATGGGCATGGAGGGCGGTGAACTGGGTGTGGCTGAGGCCGAAGAGGCTCGAGAGGCTCCTGAGACAGCAAGGCCTCTCCGGCAAACCCTACACCTTCCTACACGGAGACCTGAAGGAGAGATCGCGGTTGCTCAAGGAAGCCATGTCCAAGCCCATCGCCGTCTCGGACGACATCAAGCCTCGTCTCTTGCCTTTCTTGCATCAATCCTTCCAAACCTATG GCAAAGACTCGTTCATGTGGATAGGCCCAACACCAAAAGTGTGCATAACGAATCCCGAACAGCTAAagaatatcttctccaagataAACGACTATCCCAAGCAAACCTCCAATAATCTGGTGAAGTTGCTTGCCGACGGACTCGTGACCCACGAGGGCGAGAAATGGGCTCAGCACCGGAAGATTATCAATCCGGCATTCCGCATGGAGAAGTTGAAG CTTATGTTGCCCGCTTTTCATTCAAGTTGCGCTGAAATGGTTACTAGATGGGAAAATTTGGTATCCGTAGAGAGATCATGTGAGGTCGATGTGTGGGTCGACCTTCAAAATCTGACCCGCGACGTGATCTCTCGGACTGCATTTGGTAGTAACTTCGTAGAAGGCAAAAGGATCTTCGAACTTCAGGAGGAACAAGCCCTGCTTGGGCTTAAAGTTGTTCGATCGGTCTACATCCCCGGCTGGAG GTTTGTGCCTACTAAGATGAACAGGAGGATGAAGAACATAGATAAGGAAGTAGAGGCTCTGCTCATGGACCTCATTcgcagaagagagaaagaaatgagGGCAGGGGAAGCTGCTGGCCATGATCTATTGGGGCTGTTGTTGGAGTCAAACATGAAAGAGAATGTCGGGATGAGCCTTCACGATGTGGTCGAGGAGTGCAAGATTTTCTACATCGCCGGACAAGAGACCACTTCGGTCTTGCTGGTTTGGACCATGGTCTTGCTGAGTTTGCACTCTGATTGGCAAGCCCAAGCCAGAGAGGAGGTCCTCCAAATCTTTGGAAACAGAGAACCTGAACTTGATGGGTTAAGCCACCTCAAGATT GTCACGATGATCTTGAATGAGGTCCTGAGGCTAGTCCCACCGGTGATTGAGCTGTCACGGATTGTTCACAAAGAAACAAAACTCGGGAAGTTGACCATACCCCCTGGCGTCCAGCTCTCACTGCCGATTCTCCTCATCCACCATGATAAAGAACTATGGGGCGAGGATGCTGAGGAGTTCAAGCCAGAGAGGTTCGCTGAGGGAGTGTCCAAGGCCACCAACAATCGACTCTCCTTTTTCCCATTCGGAGGGGGCCCTCGTATATGCATTGGCCAAAACTTCGCAATGATAGAGGCAAAAATGGCGCTCGCCATGATACTTCAGCAATTCACATTCGAGCTCTCTCCATCTTATAAGCATGCTCCTTTCGGTGTCATCACCCAGCAGCCACAGTATGGTGTTCATGTGATCTTGCACAAGGCAAACTAG